One Amycolatopsis sp. NBC_00355 genomic window carries:
- a CDS encoding ROK family transcriptional regulator, whose amino-acid sequence MRALNQRLVLERLRAHGEATRPQIAAATGLSKPTVGQALLDLEHHGLVRATGRSLAGPGRAAVVYRAAPDAGHVVGVDIGRRVIRVAVADLDGSIVARLDEPNRCRSASALVRTVSEAVERAVASAGLHPHEVVSTVVGTPGVPDPATGTVHRAPNLPGWERRGLLHELVAGLAGAGSDVVVENDANLCAVGEHALGAALGVDVLVCLTVGTGIGMGLLVDGKLFRGAHGAAGEIADLPFGPLPTGADARRPGPVESAAAGQAVVDAAHEHGLTKARSAKDVFRLARAGDERAMRVVEDEAEKLAYVVSAVTAVLDPRLIVLGGGIGGNADLLAEPMRRSLAATIPVVPEIVAGQLGEDAVLAGAIATALGTARELVFDRRGLRRAAGEA is encoded by the coding sequence ATGCGGGCGCTGAACCAGCGTCTCGTGCTGGAAAGGCTTCGCGCGCACGGGGAAGCGACGCGACCACAGATCGCGGCCGCCACCGGGCTGTCGAAACCGACCGTGGGGCAAGCTCTGCTCGACCTCGAACACCACGGCCTGGTCCGGGCGACCGGGCGCAGCCTGGCCGGCCCCGGGCGGGCGGCCGTCGTCTACCGGGCCGCGCCGGACGCGGGCCACGTCGTCGGCGTCGACATCGGACGGCGCGTCATCCGCGTCGCCGTCGCCGACCTCGACGGCAGCATCGTCGCGCGGCTCGACGAGCCCAACCGGTGCCGCTCGGCGAGCGCCCTGGTGCGCACGGTGAGCGAAGCCGTCGAACGCGCCGTCGCGTCGGCCGGGCTGCACCCGCACGAGGTCGTCTCGACCGTCGTCGGCACGCCGGGCGTCCCGGACCCGGCCACCGGGACGGTGCACCGCGCGCCCAACCTGCCGGGCTGGGAGCGGCGCGGGCTGCTGCACGAGCTCGTCGCCGGGCTGGCCGGGGCGGGCTCGGACGTCGTGGTCGAGAACGACGCGAACCTGTGCGCGGTCGGCGAGCACGCACTCGGCGCCGCGCTCGGCGTGGACGTGCTGGTGTGCCTGACGGTCGGCACCGGCATCGGCATGGGCCTGCTGGTGGACGGCAAGCTGTTCCGCGGCGCGCACGGCGCGGCGGGCGAGATCGCCGACCTGCCGTTCGGCCCCCTGCCGACCGGCGCCGACGCCCGCCGGCCGGGCCCGGTGGAGTCCGCGGCGGCGGGCCAGGCCGTGGTCGACGCGGCCCACGAGCACGGCCTCACGAAGGCGCGTTCGGCGAAGGACGTCTTCCGGCTGGCCCGCGCGGGCGACGAACGGGCCATGCGCGTCGTCGAGGACGAGGCGGAGAAGCTCGCGTACGTGGTGTCGGCGGTGACGGCGGTCCTGGACCCGAGACTGATCGTGCTGGGCGGCGGCATCGGCGGCAACGCCGACCTGCTGGCCGAACCGATGCGGCGGTCCCTGGCCGCGACGATCCCGGTGGTACCGGAGATCGTGGCGGGACAGCTGGGCGAGGACGCGGTCCTGGCGGGCGCGATCGCAACGGCGCTGGGCACGGCCCGGGAGCTGGTGTTCGACCGCCGCGGCCTGCGGCGCGCGGCGGGCGAGGCTTAG